The following nucleotide sequence is from Acyrthosiphon pisum isolate AL4f chromosome A2, pea_aphid_22Mar2018_4r6ur, whole genome shotgun sequence.
atttctatgattaattaatagttaggttaTAACTATTTATGTCTTGCTAATACCAAAAAACATAACGTAcctagtccaatatatttttactatatttctgaaaccttaattttctattatctatattaaatcctttcaaaatcaccttttaaatatgacgatcaagtaacttaaatatttgattttatcgatgtGGCAACGACCAACAAATGATTCAATCTACACTAATCTGTATatagcattatatattttactactcaatactattgctatattaaggattgtaatattgtatacaatttgttgatatgtCAAATGCTACATATATTTGGCAAGAATTTAaactagtaaatatataaacatgtaatatacaatttaacgtgGTTGGTGTTAGAGTTCATTGTATGGTGACCTGGTGAAGCTCGGTGATTGGACGCAGTCACTAATATAGTGATGTGTGCAGCGGTCGAGCAggctcccagatgggtgaccacccgggttctttGTGACGATctttctgtttaaaaaaaatgcataccaACCGTAGCCCCCACACAAACCGTTGCAGAGTGTCAAAAAAATGAAGTTCATTTTGATCCTCTCGCATGACATAGTGGattgcaagttaaaaataatggtttggaATATTGTCTACCACAGGCGCAAATAGGGTTTGACATTTTGGGGAGGgaggggggctaatagggccttactttgataatatttaataagcttaaaacaaaatgtaggaaatgtttgggaggactatggacatttttgagggggcttagcccctaaagcccccccctatttgcgcctatgttgtCTACAGTAAAATCCAGCTAATAACCATGCAgttagtcttaaaaaaaaattatactataacctCCTAGTTATTTACCCAAGGCCTTCAATTGGCTGCGACGAAAATAGTGCTTGCACATTTTTATCTGCTAGTCagcaatgtcaaaaaaaaaataaaaataaaacactaggtatattatgtttctttaaattaattgtattcattataaatgtagtaaaatgtataatagtatagttgtTTGAGATTAATAgatgttttctcaaattaaatctaaattgacaaaagcaatgaacacatttttaaatgattaaaaagttAGGTGGGTATAAGTAATTGTTCATTgccatacataaaaaaaaatagttcggcgccactgtgtTTATGCGGCAGAAATTTCTAAGTTGGACGGTAACACTAGAGCGAAGATGCCATTGGAAGACCATGTTAAAAGAACATTAAGAAATCAACGTTCTGCATTAAATCCAGTTGAACCAACTAACATTGATAATTTGGtatatggtaattactaattagggcTTAGGAGTAGAGTATACATGACGTGTTCACacttcacatttatatttatatttctggaaTTTTTTTCCGTGGTCATTTTTTCCGCGATtcatctttaatcgtggtagtGCCCATCACTAAACAAAAGTGGTGCGCGTAAATGTTGATTTCTAACAGCTGTTCAACTAAGTGAGAATAACTACTAGCgctccaatacataatattgtatatctatattaattgtcatattgatatattttgttgtacaaaGAGAAATCACTATGATGCAAAAGCGCTAACTGTTTTCTTGCTATGACaagatcgttaattttaagcgcaataagtataatacacttattttttggtagatattatctttaatcgtggtaggAATCAtgcaaggtttatagataataaaggtTGCCTCATAGTCACGTAAACAAAGCATTCCCCCCGCAGCGTCTTATTATGCATGACGTCATCCGTAGGAGAGTTTCGCGGGCGGCCGTGGTGTCGTATATTCATGCAATGCTTAATATTCATACTTACAGCTATACTTGTCTgctaattaatgtaaatttgtgatttatacttgtttattattatgttattagtgtacctacctataatatcttaatcatatattaaaatattttctatttatgatagtacaaacctatagtattatactacagTGGCGTATACATAACTTTTGTATGGGGGGGGATCAgttgcaaacaaattattatggaacaaaaatacctaaacctaGGTATGTgcacatttaaatacctaataaatgataaaacatatatatatattcaatacattttattttaaattctacaaGAAgttatagaacaaaatttaattttcttttttttttagtcaattcATTAATTACTTCTTCAGCACTGATAGGAATGTTCCTATGaacttgtatatataatatacatattatcaaatatcacataatacgattatatgaatatgaaataaatatatgattactgattaatattaagtaaattatttttaattaattgttgaatgtgttaaaataaaaatttacaaaaaatccttgccattttttttccttgtaaTTTCCTTACATTAAGTCATTAAGTAcgctatttataaatttaaaaaNNNNNNNNNNNNNNNNNNNNNNNNNNNNNNNNNNNNNNNNNNNNNNNNNNNNNNNNNNNNNNNNNNNNNNNNNNNNNNNNNNNNNNNNNNNNNNNNNNNNNNNNNNNNNNNNNNNNNNNNNNNNNNNNNNNNNNNNNNNNNNNNNNNNNNNNNNNNNNNNNNNNNNNNNNNNNNNNNNNNNNNNNNNNNNNNNNNNNNNNNNNNNNNNNNNNNNNNNNNNNNNNNNNNNNNNNNNNNNNNNNNNNNNNNNNNNNNNNNNNNNNNNNNNNNNNNNNNNNNNNNNNNNNNNNNNNNNNNNNNNNNNNNNNNNNNNNNNNNNNNNNNNNNNNNNNNNNNNNNNNNNNNNNNNNNNNNNNNNNNNNNNNNNNNNNNNNNNNNNNNNNNNNNNNNNNNNNNNNNNNNNNNNNNNNNNNNNNNNNNNNNNNNNNNNNNNNNNNNNNNNNNNNNNNNNNNNNNNNNNNNNNNNNNNNNNNNNNNNNNNNNNNNNNNNNNNNNNNNNNNNNNNNNNNNNNNNNNNNNNNNNNNNNNNNNNNNNNNNNNNNNNNNNNNNNNNNNNNNNNNNNNNNNNNNNNNNNNNNNNNNNNNNNNNNNNNNNNNNNNNNNNNNNNNNNNNNNNNNNNNNNNNNNNNNNNNNNNNNNNNNNNNNNNNNNNNNNNNNNNNNNNNNNNNNNNNNNNNNNNNNNNNNNNNNNNNNNNNNNNNNNNNNNNNNNNNNNNNNNNNNNNNNNNNNNNNNNNNNNNNNNNNNNNNNNNNNNNNNNNNNNNNNNNNNNNNNNNNNNNNNNNNNNNNNNNNNNNNNNNNNNNNNNNNNNNNNNNNNNNNNNNNNNNNNNNNNNNNNNNNNNNNNNNNNNNNNNNNNNNNNNNNNNNNNNNNNNNNNNNNNNNNNNNNNNNNNNNNNNNNNNNNNNNNNNNNNNNNNNNNNNNNNNNNNNNNNNNNNNNNNNNNNNNNNNNNNNNNNNNNNNNNNNNNNNNNNNNNNNNNNNNNNNNNNNNNNNNNNNNNNNNNNNNNNNNNNNNNNNNNNNNNNNNNNNNNNNNNNNNNNNNNNNNNNNNNNNNNNNNNNNNNNNNNNNNNNNNNNNNNNNNNNNNNNNNNNNNNNNNNNNNNNNNNNNNNNNNNNNNNNNNNNNNNNNNNNNNNNNNNNNNNNNNNNNNNNNNNNNNNNNNNNNNNNNNNNNNNNNNNNNNNNNNNNNNNNNNNNNNNNNNNNNNNNNNNNNNNNNNNNNNNNNNNNNNNNNNNNNNNNNNNNNNNNNNNNNNNNNNNNNNNNNNNNNNNNNNNNNNNNNNNNNNNNNNNNNNNNNNNNNNNNNNNNNNNNNNNNNNNNNNNNNNNNNNNNNNNNNNNNNNNNNNNNNNNNNNNNNNNNNNNNNNNNNNNNNNNNNNNNNNNNNNNNNNNNNNNNNNNNNNNNNNNNNNNNNNNNNNNNNNNNNNNNNNNNNNNNNNNNNNNNNNNNNNNNNNNNNNNNNNNNNNNNNNNNNNNNNNNNNNNNNNNNNNNNNNNNNNNNNNNNNNNNNNNNNNNNNNNNNNNNNNNNNNNNNNNNNNNNNNNNNNNNNNNNNNNNNNNNNNNNNNNNNNNNNNNNNNNNNNNNNNNNNNNNNNNNNNNNNNNNNNNNNNNNNNNNNNNNNNNNNNNNNNNNNNNNNNNNNNNNNNNNNNNNNNNNNNNNNNNNNNNNNNNNNNNNNNNNNNNNNNNNNNNNNNNNNNNNNNNNNNNNNNNNNNNNNNNNNNNNNNNNNNNNNNNNNNNNNNNNNNNNNNNNNNNNNNNNNNNNNNNNNNNNNNNNNNNNNNNNNNNNNNNNNNNNNNNNNNNNNNNNNNNNNNNNNNNNNNNNNNNNNNNNNNNNNNNNNNNNNNNNNNNNNNNNNNNNNNNNNNNNNNNNNNNNNNNNNNNNNNNNNNNNNNNNNNNNNNNNNNNNNNNNNNNNNNNNNNNNNNNNNNNNNNNNNNNNNNNNNNNNNNNNNNNNNNNNNNNNNNNNNNNNNNNNNNNNNNNNNNNNNNNNNNNNNNNNNNNNNNNNNNNNNNNNNNNNNNNNNNNNNNNNNNNNNNNNNNNNNNNNNNNNNNNNNNNNNNNNNNNNNNNNNNNNNNNNNNNNNNNNNNNNNNNNNNNNNNNNNNNNNNNNNNNNNNNNNNNNNNNNNNNNNNNNNNNNNNNNNNNNNNNNNNNNNNNNNNNNNNNNNNNNNNNNNNNNNNNNNNNNNNNNNNNNNNNNNNNNNNNNNNNNNNNNNNNNNNNNNNNNNNNNNNNNNNNNNNNNNNNNNNNNNNNNNNNNNNNNNNNNNNNNNNNNNNNNNNNNNNNNNNNNNNNNNNNNNNNNNNNNNNNNNNNNNNNNNNNNNNNNNNNNNNNNNNNNNNNNNNNNNNNNNNNNNNNNNNNNNNNNNNNNNNNNNNNNNNNNNNNNNNNNNNNNNNNNNNNNNNNNNNNNNNNNNNNNNNNNNNNNNNNNNNNNNNNNNNNNNNNNNNNNNNNNNNNNNNNNNNNNNNNNNNNNNNNNNNNNNNNNNNNNNNNNNNNNNNNNNNNNNNNNNNNNNNNNNNNNNNNNNNNNNNNNNNNNNNNNNNNNNNNNNNNNNNNNNNNNNNNNNNNNNNNNNNNNNNNNNNNNNNNNNNNNNNNNNNNNNNNNNNNNNNNNNNNNNNNNNNNNNNNNNNNNNNNNNNNNNNNNNNNNNNNNNNNNNNNNNNNNNNNNNNNNNNNNNNNNNNNNNNNNNNNNNNNNNNNNNNNNNNNNNNNNNNNNNNNNNNNNNNNNNNNNNNNNNNNNNNNNNNNNNNNNNNNNNNNNNNNNNNNNNNNNNNNNNNNNNNNNNNNNNNNNNNNNNNNNNNNNNNNNNNNNNNNNNNNNNNNNNNNNNNNNNNNNNNNNNNNNNNNNNNNNNNNNNNNNNNNNNNNNNNNNNNNNNNNNNNNNNNNNNNNNNNNNNNNNNNNNNNNNNNNNNNNNNNNNNNNNNNNNNNNNNNNNNNNNNNNNNNNNNNNNNNNNNNNNNNNNNNNNNNNNNNNNNNNNNNNNNNNNNNNNNNNNNNNNNNNNNNNNNNNNNNNNNNNNNNNNNNNNNNNNNNNNNNNNNNNNNNNNNNNNNNNNNNNNNNNNNNGGGTGACGTCACGTCCGATTTCTCCCACTCctactttttcatattttctatatGAGGCAacctttattatctataaaccgtGGGAATCATGAACTAAGAAGATTAGTTCGTGGTAGCATTGATTAtaccaggggtatgaaactctgtgtattggccgaatcgggcgattgtagccttgaacacggtctccagggggggcgtggcatacgtgttctatgataaaagcacgattaaagatatctttaatcgtggataaaagtaaacagtggaaataacccgaccccgcgcagaataccctacctattaggcggaaacggtttttcaatacgggtataacatcatgtcagtgttacggaaacagtttcattgttcggacttcagatcataggtaaacacttcacccatcagctgatcgagtttcgcttctatattgttctatgattatacatagtataatattatactatgtataatcaatggtggtagtaatacattaaatttggtaaatggTTTATCATTAAAGTATAGATAGCGCCAGATTAGCTCATGTACGATTTCCCCTCGAACACCACTCACAACACACGGTGGTAAAGAGACCCGGGCGCCCGGCGGTAAACgtctcgtttccagtccagtaGTGGCAGTAGTCCGTTAGTATCCTTGTCTAAAGTGCGTggttcatacaatataatatttcataaattaatcaataatcgaATAGTGAAGACCTACAACTGATACCGTGATACTTTTGTCACATTTCTCTATTCTGTGCTTTTGTAGTGCTGttatcagtatttttaatttttcaacgaGTGTTCAGTACCAAGACTATTGTGAAATGAGACATGTCAAATTATGGAGTATAGATCAAACTTTTgactgttgtaacttgtaatatactaatttagttataatattttacaccacCTGCTGAATAAAAAAGTTATCTTTTTTCTGTCTTTTATACCTCGTCAgttattaatctttaaaaaaaataaaatattgattgtgCTGTATTATGGTATTTTACTACCCCattcaatacaaattaataaagaacattacaatttaatacaatttaaattcattctTAATGGTGtactaattgtaatattttttttctttgtaaaaacatcatattattaacaatagttttaattatttttcaaaacacaATGTCTTTAAAAAGTGTTCTAAAAAAGAAGTTTAAGATAAAAAATCCAATTGTTGcgatgaagaaaaaaaagaatgCATCCAAGCATGTTCTTTATACACCATCAGCAGATACTTACATTCAAATTGATACAGATAATATTAGCAAAGAACGTTCCATAACTGAAAAAGAGCAAAACCAAAACACAGCTCCTGAAAATTTAGTTAATGGTGAGAATgtggatgaaaaaaatatgaatattgatggGTTGAGCAAATCAATAACTGAGACAAAACGCAATAAGAAAAAACGTAAATCTACAGATAATGATGCAAATCTTGAATGTgaggtacctacaaaaaaaagaGTAACTTTTGCAGCTGATGTAAAAAGTGAAAAAGATGATCAGAAAGGTAATTCTAGCAATTTGAAACTAATAAGCTtaaacaaacgaaaaaaattgaattatataaagaagttgaaggcaaaaaaaaataaacaaaaaaatgcaaagAAATGTGAAGAAAATACTACTGCAGTTAGTACACCCAGACAAGAACGAGCCTTGGAGTATTTGATGCAATGGAAAAATGACCGCACAAATTGgaagttcaaaaaaatttatcaatctTGGTTGATTTACTTCACTTATGATCCTCTGAAGgcaagtattttttatacacaaataaatttaattttaattttttttattagctttgaGTAGGTTATATCACTATTATAGCTCAACAACTAGAGagcaacttaattttttttaatatatttggaataatactgttattagtaaaaactttatattttttttttttatataatgtataagtattaacattgaataacaaaaaaaattttatatattattatttttaggtacctaaagaACATTTTGGCACTTTAGTAGAATACCTTCAAACTGTAGAGGGTCAAATTCGCAGTATAATTCTTCAAAATGCGAATAAAGTTGTCTCAGAATTTTCATCTTCTAACGTGAGCCAACAAGAATTAAATTCATCACAAGAAGTTAAATATCAACGAGCAAGGACTATTATTCAAATGTTTGActgatacatttaataaaatatatgtttttgaataaataacattaaaaccaTAAATCTAACTGAATCTAATaacttatataacataatttcataaattaaatatattattttttttctatcgtaGGCTCAGttagttttgaaataaaatgtttaagtttatcTTCATCTTGTAGTCCAATCATTTTTCCTTGAACTTTCCCATCTTTCATTAATACTAGTTCTGGTACAACTgagacctaaaaaaaaaaaacgtttctttGATTTAGAATAGTGTTACGctagttacaattttttgaataaatatttcttttaaagtatttgtatatttttattaatatattttagaatgatCTATGTTACAGAAAAAAAGATTACTTTAATTAAACTGCTAGGTAACAAGCATAATATAGTAAGCAAATGAAAGTATTGTTCAGAGGCTCAAAACTTCATTTTGCTATTGAgctaaaattgtaaatagttataaaatgtttaaataatattacaatttgactattatgatttttaagaaatgataaaattaaaaatcttggaATATGTTAGTTTATAGCatatcaaatcataatattttagagcttataatatgtgaaatcaacattttgattttaaatgtaaaactcatggattattacaacaaaacaaatttacttgttattattatttagtattactatgtaaatttaaataaaatgctcGTGCAAcatggaatatttttaaataattattcatattttataaaaaaaaaccaaaatttccgggtattaaaaaatgtacggatttttcacataattaattgttttagttCAAAAAGTCGTTGgcctaaaaaattaataaaattcgaTCAAGTTTTGGAAATAGgatttttgttataagtaattaaagaTTACATAAACAAAGTAGAGTGgcacagtaataatatgtagttgttTTAGAaccatgttttaaatattttttaataccctTGATTAAATTAaccaacatttaatttttattattttggaatacTTCAAAACAATTCTgctttagaataaaaaaatgaaaagatacatcaaataataataatacaataataaacaaatatttaaaaccaataatatcgaaaaaaaataataaaaatactaattttataaaaaaaacaaattatagaattataggGGCTGTCCtcaaaaatttgataataatacatttagataTTTGGAATCATAACCTTGttggtgtttaaaatatttgtccttcaaaatgtatattggaATTACTGACCAATAAGAATagcaaatatatcaaatttgaaattgcattttaatttttcaagggTTCGTGGATTTTAAGTTGTATGTACAGGAAGAGAAACTTCATGTCTTTGTGAATGCTTTGTATGTCATTCATATTTGCTGCTACTTTGGCAAGTAAAACTTTGGTTTTACCCAAGGTGGATTTATTAAATCCAGCATCACAGCTCTAaccattgtatatatatattgtataattaatgatgtttgtaacaataaataactcgaaaaataaaaacatcattaaaacacaattttaaatcataacaaaatgTTCTAGTTTTGATTGTTAcctaatgttttcaaaaataaaatattatgttcctaaTCAGATAAtcttattagtatatataatttatatctagtatgtaaaatatatataattaatagacaTATTGATAAAGACCTTTgggtcatttaaataatatagccccagggcattaaaaaaaaaagataatctttctgattatttttaagtataaaaataaaatttcaagttCATCGTTAACCCTAGGACACAAATCCACTCaacaaaaattaagtaaaatctaTTATAACTAATCCTTTgaaattctatttaaataatatatacttttatattgtttattaattaacttattatgcaaaatggttattttaaaaaatgttaataaaataacttttgataaaatgaaagtacatattttattttaataatgatttattttacttataaaataatcactcGGTAGTCTGTATGATATTCAACTTACACCATACTCCATGGCAATTTCAGCATTGTCGTCAATATCAACTTTGGCAAGATGAATTGTATCTTTATAttcttctattattttttctactCGAGGAAGTAACATTTTACATGGTCCACACCACCTaaaagattgaaaaaaaatacttattttaatacagttatttaaatatagtatttatattaaaatcatttaaattgatttcatgctattttgaatattaaaaaaaaaaattaaaacacaaaacttACTTATTTcttatgagttttttttttaactttaatctTTTTACTAGTGCCATAGACAGGAATTTTATATGGGTCcctcatcataataattattagggctGGGAACTTGatgtatttgcatattttcttCCTAATTCGAGGTTCCTCTTTACAGAAATTTGATTCATGAAATGTAGAATTTAatggtaacatttttatttggcaTTTTTAGGGAATTGTTtgttttacaatcattttttagtatttttggtgcattatattcatttttgtactttttttttgttgaaagttACACTTTATTGTATCACATTCAGTTTCTTTTAGCTTGTCGATTATCGACATTCATGATCTTTATCCTATGTTGTAGCAATCtacgattatttaattaactgtagGCAGATACTTTATAAGATAGGCTTGATACTAGTCAATCAGAAACAATTTCCCAAAAGTCAATCAACTTATTtcaaattgcaaaaaaatattttgagggcttcttcaaaagtaaaaattattaaagagctagcacctataataattataaattataaaacatacatttttaaaattgttattttctaaAGATTTTTAGATCATCAAATTCCGGgcccaaataattatatattataatataatatataaatttataaatattccatagtttaaggggggggggggggggggNNNNNNNNNNNNNNNNNNNNNNNNNNNNNNNNNNNNNNNNNNNNNNNNNNGAATTTGACCCTCTACAGTTTGAAGGTATTCTACTAAAAGTGCCAAAATGTtctttaggtacctaaaaataataatatataaaatttttttttgttattcaatgttaatacttatacattatataaaaaaaaaaaatataaagtttttactaataacagtattattccaaatatattaaaaaaaattaagttgctCTCTAGTTGTTGAGCTATAATAGTGATATAACCTACtcaaagctaataaaaaaaattaaaattaagtgtggggggggggggggttgaacaATATAGGACAATTGTCTTTATCATTAAGAAGGCTCcaataaatgacaaaaaattacttttaaaccATACAAAACTGAacgaatttggtttgacagattatGATTGATTATCGGTTTCCAGGTTTCCACCGaagcaatttttaatattttaattatttttagtgtcataatttgttttatttcactaCCCATATGGCATATTCTACTGACAACTATAGTCATTTGTATAGTGTCtagtgtatacaaataatattattaggtaacacTCAGTAGGagcgtatttattattatttacctaattttgtttttgtctatACTGTATTCAAAATGAGATCATTACTcggcggcgaccagttttcgtaGGGCGGTGGTCAGACGCCGTCCCCACTACGGCGACGCATTGGGCGCTACCACGGAACAAAGCCACGCCCATGCGCGCAACTAGGCCGCCGAGTAATGATCTcattttgaatagagtatataaataaaaattataaatttcttaaTTTGAACTGAGAatctattcaattatttttaacaagacatgtttattttgtcatgattttattattcaaatgatttttaaaataatcaaattatttaattatttaatttgattattccCATTGCTAGTAATCAATgaaaattagttttcaaaattgaattccGTCAACCCAAATTACTTCAGTTTTGTCTGGCCTTTTGGTTTAAAAACCACCTTTTTTCATTGACTGCGCCCCCCTTAAgattttatacacaatttaaatatatataaaaataaactatatttatgttTGGATAGGTCAAATCTatattagttttgacttttgacaaaACTGAATGGAGCCCccttaataacaattttaaaatacctggagcaaatgaatttgtattttataaaattatttttaatacaggcAAAACAagtatctatgtaaaaaaagtaTTGTAAAAGTATACCATTACTTCTATAAATGATATCACtgcatatatttacattatattaaaataattttaaaaaattcaaactaatatatttatattatgtaaaaaagtaaaattagttGTTTACATACGTAGCAAAAAAGTCTATCACCACAGGCTCTTTACTATTAAGAACATGTTTATTGAAGTCTTCTTGatcttgaattttaattattctgtgTCTagctaaaattcaaaaattatataatattaataaccatacattttcataaataattatttatttattgtactggaatagtaaaaatttccccatcacaaaaaaataataaaaatacacagtGAGAAAGTAAATCATTGTCTAAAGAATatgtaggtaaaaataattttatttgtattaaataatttgtaattatatttgaataaatattcaacCATTCCAATTTTTTGggcattaataaaatgttctactccgatatcatattattacttgcGGTTGTTTTGAAAGTTCTTGTAATGATTTTTGGCAGCGACATGTTTTTGGAGACGTTTAAAAacatgatacaattattatatattatatactaaaatatttaatttattatactaaatactaatgaaaacttaaaaatgctGTTTTCTTAAGGTTTCGACGTTTTGGtacgtaataagtaataactacctGTCTACCTATCTAGTACCAACTTAATACCAATGTACCAGTACAAAATATTGAGAATTATCATCTACTATGGAATCACAAATTACAATATGAATATGACACACGGCTTTAGATCACAGACTTCTTAACTAAACTTAGAGAGCCTTGATAGTTGATATTAAAGTCATTTAATATCAAGGCTCTCTAGCGGCGGCTATTGCGGCAGTGACGGCGGTGGACCAATGAGAACTGGAGAAATGCTTACGTCACAGTACATTGCTGGGCGGTGGGTGGCTGCTCGAATGCGCGATTTGTTTCTAAAACGGTAATATTGCTAACATACCTATCCTGTATAATTTGTCATTttgtgaacaataataatttaatatacattacgtTTGcccacacaataataatttgatatataatacgtatcCCTAAgacacgaattaagatatatcttaattcgtgccCTA
It contains:
- the LOC103307943 gene encoding uncharacterized protein C7orf50 homolog, which encodes MSLKSVLKKKFKIKNPIVAMKKKKNASKHVLYTPSADTYIQIDTDNISKERSITEKEQNQNTAPENLVNGENVDEKNMNIDGLSKSITETKRNKKKRKSTDNDANLECEVPTKKRVTFAADVKSEKDDQKGNSSNLKLISLNKRKKLNYIKKLKAKKNKQKNAKKCEENTTAVSTPRQERALEYLMQWKNDRTNWKFKKIYQSWLIYFTYDPLKVPKEHFGTLVEYLQTVEGQIRSIILQNANKVVSEFSSSNVSQQELNSSQEVKYQRARTIIQMFD
- the LOC100159766 gene encoding uncharacterized protein LOC100159766, coding for MFLNVSKNMSLPKIITRTFKTTATRHRIIKIQDQEDFNKHVLNSKEPVVIDFFATWCGPCKMLLPRVEKIIEEYKDTIHLAKVDIDDNAEIAMEYGVSVVPELVLMKDGKVQGKMIGLQDEDKLKHFISKLTEPTIEKK